A single Salminus brasiliensis chromosome 20, fSalBra1.hap2, whole genome shotgun sequence DNA region contains:
- the camsap1b gene encoding calmodulin-regulated spectrin-associated protein 1-B isoform X2 codes for MDVDLGAGGDSTRRKMEATGEGMEITPLEMYDSARAKIAANLRWIFAKAYGIDHIPEDLRDPFYTDQYEQEHIKPPVIRLLLSSELYCRVCGLILKGDQVASLQSHQSVIQALSRKGIYVMEGDDTPVTEVDLTCQPIKMSSHMPMIDALMMAYTVEMISIEKVVTCVKRFSTFSASKELPFDLEDAMIFWINKVNLKMREITEKEHKVKQHLLDSPSHQKVRYRREHASGRQLPHFPLLEDLMRDVCDGAALLTVVHYYCPDLMKLDDICLKEVTSIADSLYNIQLLKEFANEYLNKGFYLTLEDLLYAPLVLKHNVMVFIAELFWWFEIVKPEFVQPRDVQEFKDARAMTQSKSSRPTVPISNATKRSFLVSPGMADPTHPAPNSPDVCNRYFLHPEESDNLNKGSSSFSPSHPLLPLRQRQQKAQQGEDTSACRNRSNSLTQESRGSVAWSDKRQRPLSQLNRYVLHCATDSDADLASGDSASLTCSISEDSLASTVTPKHQSHPSQGGPRRVNGHGLLGNVNMDEEDEMVTITRAESSKNDITLTNSVLERQCVTSAAKTSAWGRQEEASADSRTASFYLEPLMPAVLKPAKEKSICLNKEEESGETRHRGAARRVGAGDGPSSSARRRPPHSLNRTFNASSSSELEMASDPKSSDSVPTPPGQAQAFRPMVTSSVELSAEQSTGFYLHSSVHEDKRPVQAWGVLPDSDADTVETIEEQDAELTKELHPQKRQLYEEDVESAKLREDMNVKEHEDKDEGSRCSSPGISLQSQVSSVASGSVRMTSFAERKMQRFGSNQDIRSSTSSSQRTTPDGSESSPLPLTSWRMKRDQSPSQQGKDNANMLASELVQLHMQLEEKRRAIETQKKKMEILCARQRLKLGKAAFLHIVKKGKSDTLPQPLKPDYAKDSQKFNGEKEKSSKDDSYVDAMRDGEKGTEEPEKASLEWDSAAAMPPSALDADEEVDLNECNRSIELLNEAISSIQQQMVQLSLQQDLLMKQNVQSPTGAVPPPSSDQGNLSEPNVRAAIHFVEPSGSPVVRKPPKLSSARSRTKPSELKLSKETSKGQKISTPIDTPTARASPGGRTPRAEPEIIIQDEDTLKNASFHLHDEANLRTVSREPSSVALGVTSNESVCSTLRDSDATFESVPKYDKVLSEDNSRSKANLIEVDLSDLAAPSDDGSSNTLDVSTDGNDGEKKSGMGFFFKDEQKAEDEMAKKRAAFLLKQQKKAEEARIRKQQLEADTELKRDEARRKADEDRMRKEEEKARRELIKQEYLRKKQQEMFEEQEQPKPKPKPKPKKQRPKSVFKEEPSTDTLPKFSPANENLVSAKSGSNLSLASVATTEADSVNSGGAGSQRGESVESFSGLSRTTERDWDNGSTASSITSTSMAEYTGPKLFKEPSAKSNKPIIHNAISHCCLAGKVNEPQKNSILEELEKCESNHLMILFRDGGCQFRALYSYFPDTEEIHKLTGTGPKSITKKMIDKLYKYSSDRKQFTVIPAKTVSVSVDALTIHNHLWQAKRPGVPKKSAK; via the exons AGCTCCCACATGCCCATGATTGATGCCCTGATGATGGCCTACACGGTGGAGATGATCAGCATTGAGAAGGTGGTGACTTGTGTCAAACGCTTCTCCACCTTCAGTGCTTCAAAGGAACTCCCCTTTGATCTCGAGGACGCCATGATCTTCTGGATTAACAAG GTGAACTTGAAAATGAGGGAGATCacagaaaaagaacacaaagTAAAGCAGCATCTACTGGATTCTCCCAGCCACCAAAAG GTACGCTATCGGCGGGAACATGCCTCAGGCCGTCAGCTGCCTCACTTTCCCCTGCTGGAGGATCTGATGAGGGATGTGTGCGATGGTGCTGCCTTGCTGACTGTGGTCCACTACTACTGCCCTGACCTGATGAAGCTTGATG ATATCTGCTTGAAGGAGGTCACCTCAATAGCGGACAGCCTGTATAACATCCAGCTGCTGAAGGAGTTTGCCAATGAGTACCTTAATAAGGGTTTCTATTTAACACTAGAAGACCTGTTGTATGCACCTCTTGTACTTAAG CACAATGTGATGGTATTCATAGCTGAACTGTTTTGGTGGTTTGAGATTGTGAAACCTGAGTTTGTCCAGCCAAGGGATGTCCAGGAATTCAAGGATG CAAGAGCAATGACTCAGTCCAAGAGTTCCCGGCCCACTGTGCCCATCTCCAATGCTACTAAAAGGAGCTTCCTGGTTTCACCTGGCATGGCTGATCCTACTCATCCTGCCCCTAACAGCCCagatgtgtgtaacaggtacttcCTGCACCCTGAGGAATCTGATAATCT TAACAAGGGGAGTTCCAGCTTTAGTCCCTCACATCCACTCCTACCTCTGAGACAGAGGCAACAGAAAGCTCAGCAAGGAGAGGATACTTCAG CGTGTAGAAATCGTTCAAATTCTTTGACGCAAGAAAGTCGGGGGTCTGTTGCTTGGTCAGACAAGAGACAAAG GCCACTCTCCCAGCTGAATCGCTATGTTCTCCACTGTGCCACGGACAGCGACGCAGACTTGGCTTCAGGCGACAGTGCCAGTCTGACATGCTCCATCAGTGAGGACAGCTTGGCCTCTACAGTCACACCCAAGCATCAGAGCCATCCAAGCCAGGGTGGTCCTCGGCGAGTCAATGGTCATGGGCTACTGGGGAATGTTAACATGGATGAAGAAGACGAGATGGTAACCATTACCAGAGCAGAGTCATCAAAGAATGACATTACTTTGACAAACTCTGTCCTAGAACGCCAGTGTGTCACTTCTGCTGCTAAAACAAGTGCATGGGGACGACAAGAGGAAGCCAGTGCAGATTCCCGAACTGCCAGTTTTTATTTGGAACCATTGATGCCTGCTGTCCTTAAACCAGCGAAAGAAAAGTCTATTTGCCTGAACAAGGAAGAGGAGTCTGGGGAAACAAGACATCGTGGGGCAGCACGTAGAGTTGGTGCAGGTGATGGACCCAGTTCCTCAGCTAGACGAAGACCTCCACACAGCCTTAACCGAACCTTCAATGCTAGCTCCAGCTCTGAGCTTGAGATGGCTTCTGATCCCAAATCCAGTGACTCTGTGCCTACACCCCCTGGGCAGGCTCAAGCCTTTAGACCCATGGTCACAAGCAGTGTCGAACTCTCTGCTGAACAGTCTACAGGGTTCTACTTGCATTCATCTGTGCATGAAGACAAGAGGCCTGTCCAGGCCTGGGGCGTACTGCCTGACTCTGATGCAGACACTGTGGAGACCATTGAAGAGCAGGATGCAGAGCTAACCAAGGAGCTGCATCCACAAAAGAGACAATTGTACGAAGAGGATGTTGAGTCTGCAAAACTAAGAGAAGACATGAATGTGAAGGAGCATGAGGACAAAGATGAAGGAAGCAGGTGCTCAAGTCCCGGTATCAGTCTGCAGTCGCAGGTAAGCAGCGTCGCCAGCGGCAGTGTACGAATGACCAGCTTTGCAGAGCGGAAGATGCAGAGGTTTGGAAGTAACCAAGACATCCGCTCCAGCACCAGCAGCTCGCAAAGGACCACACCAGACGGTTCTGAGAGCAGCCCTTTACCTCTAACTTCCTGGAGGATGAAAAGAGACCAGAGTCCCTCACAGCAGGGCAAAGACAATGCCAACATGCTGGCTTCAGAACTTGTGCAACTGCACATGCAGCTTGAAGAAAAACGACGTGCCATTGAGACCCAGAAAAAGAAGATGGAGATCTTGTGTGCTAGACAAAGACTCAAACTTGGGAAGGCTGCCTTTCTGCACATAgttaaaaaagggaaaagcGACACACTTCCTCAGCCCCTGAAACCAGACTACGCTAAAGACAGTCAGAAGTTCAATGGTGAAAAAGAGAAGTCATCAAAAGATGACTCTTATGTTGATGCAATGAGGGATGGAGAGAAAGGCACTGAAGAGCCAGAGAAGGCATCTCTTGAATGGGATAGTGCAGCTGCCATGCCCCCTAGTGCCTTAGATGCAGATGAGGAAGTAGACCTCAATGAGTGTAATCGCTCTATAGAACTGCTCAACGAGGCTATTAGCAGCATTCAGCAGCAGATGGTGCAGCTGTCTCTTCAACAGGATCTTCTCATGAAGCAAAATGTCCAGTCCCCAACAGGTGCTGTCCCACCACCCAGCAGTGACCAAGGAAATTTATCTGAACCAAATGTTCGAGCTGCTATCCATTTTGTGGAGCCAAGCGGCAGCCCCGTAGTGCGTAAGCCACCCAAGCTTAGCTCTGCGCGGTCCCGCACCAAACCTTCTGAGCTGAAGTTGTCAAAAGAGACCAGCAAAGGGCAGAAAATATCCACTCCCATTGACACTCCTACTGCTAGAGCCAGTCCAGGGGGCAGGACCCCCAGAGCAGAGCCTGAGATTATCATCCAAGATGAAGACACTTTGAAGAACGCTTCCTTCCATCTACATGATGAGGCCAACCTGCGTACAGTGTCACGTGAGCCAAGCTCTGTGGCTCTAGGAGTGACGTCTAATGAGAGCGTGTGTAGTACACTAAGGGACTCTGACGCAACCTTTGAAAGCGTTCCCAAGTATGACAAAGTCTTGTCTGAGGACAACTCGAGGAGCAAGGCTAATCTAATTGAAGTAGACTTGTCAGACTTGGCAGCCCCGTCAGATGATGGAAGTTCTAATACACTAGATGTCTCCACAGATGGAAATGATGGAGAAAAGAAATCTGGCATGGGATTCTTCTTTAAG GATGAACAGAAAGCAGAGGATGAAATGGCTAAAAAGCGAGCAGCATTTCTCCTAAAACAACAGAAGAAAGCCGAGGAGGCTCGGATACGCAAGCAGCAGCTAGAGGCAGACACCGAGCTTAAAAGAGATGAAGCCAG GCGGAAAGCTGATGAGGACCGAATGagaaaggaggaggaaaaagCAAGGCGGGAGTTGATCAAGCAAGAATACttgagaaaaaaacagcaggaaATGTTTGAGGAGCAAGAACAGCCTAAGCCTAAACCCAAACCTAAGCCCAAGAAGCAAAGACCGAAGTCTGTGTTTAAGGAAGAGCCTTCGACAGACACACTCCCCAAATTCTCCCCTGCCA ATGAGAACCTAGTCAGTGCCAAGTCTGGCTCCAATCTCTCGCTGGCCTCTGTGGCCACCACTGAGGCAGACAGTGTCAACTCTGGGGGTGCAGGATCTCAGCG GGGGGAATCGGTGGAGTCCTTTTCAGGCCTCAGTCGGACTACAGAGCGGGACTGGGACAACGGTTCCACTGCGTCTTCCATTACATCGACATCTATGGCGGAATATACTG GCCCAAAACTATTCAAGGAGCCTAGTGCAAAGTCTAATAAGCCAATCATCCACAATGCCATCTCTCACTGCTGCTTGGCTGGAAAAGTAAATGAACCACAGAAAAACTCCATTCTTGAG GAGCTTGAGAAGTGCGAGTCAAACCACTTGATGATTCTCTTCCGTGATGGTGGCTGCCAGTTTCGGGCGCTCTACTCATACTTCCCAGACACGGAGGAGATCCATAAGCTCACTGGCACAGGGCCAAAGAGCATCACCAAGAAGATGATCGACAAACTGTACAAGTACAGCTCGGACCGCAAGCAGTTTACAGTTATACCTGCCAAGACCGTATCTGTCAGCGTGGATGCCCTGACCATCCACAATCACCTTTGGCAGGCCAAGAGGCCTGGGGTGCCAAAGAAGAGTGCAAAGTGA
- the camsap1b gene encoding calmodulin-regulated spectrin-associated protein 1-B isoform X3 produces MDVDLGAGGDSTRRKMEATGEGMEITPLEMYDSARAKIAANLRWIFAKAYGIDHIPEDLRDPFYTDQYEQEHIKPPVIRLLLSSELYCRVCGLILKGDQVASLQSHQSVIQALSRKGIYVMEGDDTPVTEVDLTCQPIKMSSHMPMIDALMMAYTVEMISIEKVVTCVKRFSTFSASKELPFDLEDAMIFWINKVNLKMREITEKEHKVKQHLLDSPSHQKSPSKWYWKLVPVRYRREHASGRQLPHFPLLEDLMRDVCDGAALLTVVHYYCPDLMKLDDICLKEVTSIADSLYNIQLLKEFANEYLNKGFYLTLEDLLYAPLVLKHNVMVFIAELFWWFEIVKPEFVQPRDVQEFKDARAMTQSKSSRPTVPISNATKRSFLVSPGMADPTHPAPNSPDVCNSNKGSSSFSPSHPLLPLRQRQQKAQQGEDTSACRNRSNSLTQESRGSVAWSDKRQRPLSQLNRYVLHCATDSDADLASGDSASLTCSISEDSLASTVTPKHQSHPSQGGPRRVNGHGLLGNVNMDEEDEMVTITRAESSKNDITLTNSVLERQCVTSAAKTSAWGRQEEASADSRTASFYLEPLMPAVLKPAKEKSICLNKEEESGETRHRGAARRVGAGDGPSSSARRRPPHSLNRTFNASSSSELEMASDPKSSDSVPTPPGQAQAFRPMVTSSVELSAEQSTGFYLHSSVHEDKRPVQAWGVLPDSDADTVETIEEQDAELTKELHPQKRQLYEEDVESAKLREDMNVKEHEDKDEGSRCSSPGISLQSQVSSVASGSVRMTSFAERKMQRFGSNQDIRSSTSSSQRTTPDGSESSPLPLTSWRMKRDQSPSQQGKDNANMLASELVQLHMQLEEKRRAIETQKKKMEILCARQRLKLGKAAFLHIVKKGKSDTLPQPLKPDYAKDSQKFNGEKEKSSKDDSYVDAMRDGEKGTEEPEKASLEWDSAAAMPPSALDADEEVDLNECNRSIELLNEAISSIQQQMVQLSLQQDLLMKQNVQSPTGAVPPPSSDQGNLSEPNVRAAIHFVEPSGSPVVRKPPKLSSARSRTKPSELKLSKETSKGQKISTPIDTPTARASPGGRTPRAEPEIIIQDEDTLKNASFHLHDEANLRTVSREPSSVALGVTSNESVCSTLRDSDATFESVPKYDKVLSEDNSRSKANLIEVDLSDLAAPSDDGSSNTLDVSTDGNDGEKKSGMGFFFKDEQKAEDEMAKKRAAFLLKQQKKAEEARIRKQQLEADTELKRDEARRKADEDRMRKEEEKARRELIKQEYLRKKQQEMFEEQEQPKPKPKPKPKKQRPKSVFKEEPSTDTLPKFSPANENLVSAKSGSNLSLASVATTEADSVNSGGAGSQRGESVESFSGLSRTTERDWDNGSTASSITSTSMAEYTGPKLFKEPSAKSNKPIIHNAISHCCLAGKVNEPQKNSILEELEKCESNHLMILFRDGGCQFRALYSYFPDTEEIHKLTGTGPKSITKKMIDKLYKYSSDRKQFTVIPAKTVSVSVDALTIHNHLWQAKRPGVPKKSAK; encoded by the exons AGCTCCCACATGCCCATGATTGATGCCCTGATGATGGCCTACACGGTGGAGATGATCAGCATTGAGAAGGTGGTGACTTGTGTCAAACGCTTCTCCACCTTCAGTGCTTCAAAGGAACTCCCCTTTGATCTCGAGGACGCCATGATCTTCTGGATTAACAAG GTGAACTTGAAAATGAGGGAGATCacagaaaaagaacacaaagTAAAGCAGCATCTACTGGATTCTCCCAGCCACCAAAAG TCTCCCTCAAAGTGGTATTGGAAGCTAGTACCT GTACGCTATCGGCGGGAACATGCCTCAGGCCGTCAGCTGCCTCACTTTCCCCTGCTGGAGGATCTGATGAGGGATGTGTGCGATGGTGCTGCCTTGCTGACTGTGGTCCACTACTACTGCCCTGACCTGATGAAGCTTGATG ATATCTGCTTGAAGGAGGTCACCTCAATAGCGGACAGCCTGTATAACATCCAGCTGCTGAAGGAGTTTGCCAATGAGTACCTTAATAAGGGTTTCTATTTAACACTAGAAGACCTGTTGTATGCACCTCTTGTACTTAAG CACAATGTGATGGTATTCATAGCTGAACTGTTTTGGTGGTTTGAGATTGTGAAACCTGAGTTTGTCCAGCCAAGGGATGTCCAGGAATTCAAGGATG CAAGAGCAATGACTCAGTCCAAGAGTTCCCGGCCCACTGTGCCCATCTCCAATGCTACTAAAAGGAGCTTCCTGGTTTCACCTGGCATGGCTGATCCTACTCATCCTGCCCCTAACAGCCCagatgtgtgtaacag TAACAAGGGGAGTTCCAGCTTTAGTCCCTCACATCCACTCCTACCTCTGAGACAGAGGCAACAGAAAGCTCAGCAAGGAGAGGATACTTCAG CGTGTAGAAATCGTTCAAATTCTTTGACGCAAGAAAGTCGGGGGTCTGTTGCTTGGTCAGACAAGAGACAAAG GCCACTCTCCCAGCTGAATCGCTATGTTCTCCACTGTGCCACGGACAGCGACGCAGACTTGGCTTCAGGCGACAGTGCCAGTCTGACATGCTCCATCAGTGAGGACAGCTTGGCCTCTACAGTCACACCCAAGCATCAGAGCCATCCAAGCCAGGGTGGTCCTCGGCGAGTCAATGGTCATGGGCTACTGGGGAATGTTAACATGGATGAAGAAGACGAGATGGTAACCATTACCAGAGCAGAGTCATCAAAGAATGACATTACTTTGACAAACTCTGTCCTAGAACGCCAGTGTGTCACTTCTGCTGCTAAAACAAGTGCATGGGGACGACAAGAGGAAGCCAGTGCAGATTCCCGAACTGCCAGTTTTTATTTGGAACCATTGATGCCTGCTGTCCTTAAACCAGCGAAAGAAAAGTCTATTTGCCTGAACAAGGAAGAGGAGTCTGGGGAAACAAGACATCGTGGGGCAGCACGTAGAGTTGGTGCAGGTGATGGACCCAGTTCCTCAGCTAGACGAAGACCTCCACACAGCCTTAACCGAACCTTCAATGCTAGCTCCAGCTCTGAGCTTGAGATGGCTTCTGATCCCAAATCCAGTGACTCTGTGCCTACACCCCCTGGGCAGGCTCAAGCCTTTAGACCCATGGTCACAAGCAGTGTCGAACTCTCTGCTGAACAGTCTACAGGGTTCTACTTGCATTCATCTGTGCATGAAGACAAGAGGCCTGTCCAGGCCTGGGGCGTACTGCCTGACTCTGATGCAGACACTGTGGAGACCATTGAAGAGCAGGATGCAGAGCTAACCAAGGAGCTGCATCCACAAAAGAGACAATTGTACGAAGAGGATGTTGAGTCTGCAAAACTAAGAGAAGACATGAATGTGAAGGAGCATGAGGACAAAGATGAAGGAAGCAGGTGCTCAAGTCCCGGTATCAGTCTGCAGTCGCAGGTAAGCAGCGTCGCCAGCGGCAGTGTACGAATGACCAGCTTTGCAGAGCGGAAGATGCAGAGGTTTGGAAGTAACCAAGACATCCGCTCCAGCACCAGCAGCTCGCAAAGGACCACACCAGACGGTTCTGAGAGCAGCCCTTTACCTCTAACTTCCTGGAGGATGAAAAGAGACCAGAGTCCCTCACAGCAGGGCAAAGACAATGCCAACATGCTGGCTTCAGAACTTGTGCAACTGCACATGCAGCTTGAAGAAAAACGACGTGCCATTGAGACCCAGAAAAAGAAGATGGAGATCTTGTGTGCTAGACAAAGACTCAAACTTGGGAAGGCTGCCTTTCTGCACATAgttaaaaaagggaaaagcGACACACTTCCTCAGCCCCTGAAACCAGACTACGCTAAAGACAGTCAGAAGTTCAATGGTGAAAAAGAGAAGTCATCAAAAGATGACTCTTATGTTGATGCAATGAGGGATGGAGAGAAAGGCACTGAAGAGCCAGAGAAGGCATCTCTTGAATGGGATAGTGCAGCTGCCATGCCCCCTAGTGCCTTAGATGCAGATGAGGAAGTAGACCTCAATGAGTGTAATCGCTCTATAGAACTGCTCAACGAGGCTATTAGCAGCATTCAGCAGCAGATGGTGCAGCTGTCTCTTCAACAGGATCTTCTCATGAAGCAAAATGTCCAGTCCCCAACAGGTGCTGTCCCACCACCCAGCAGTGACCAAGGAAATTTATCTGAACCAAATGTTCGAGCTGCTATCCATTTTGTGGAGCCAAGCGGCAGCCCCGTAGTGCGTAAGCCACCCAAGCTTAGCTCTGCGCGGTCCCGCACCAAACCTTCTGAGCTGAAGTTGTCAAAAGAGACCAGCAAAGGGCAGAAAATATCCACTCCCATTGACACTCCTACTGCTAGAGCCAGTCCAGGGGGCAGGACCCCCAGAGCAGAGCCTGAGATTATCATCCAAGATGAAGACACTTTGAAGAACGCTTCCTTCCATCTACATGATGAGGCCAACCTGCGTACAGTGTCACGTGAGCCAAGCTCTGTGGCTCTAGGAGTGACGTCTAATGAGAGCGTGTGTAGTACACTAAGGGACTCTGACGCAACCTTTGAAAGCGTTCCCAAGTATGACAAAGTCTTGTCTGAGGACAACTCGAGGAGCAAGGCTAATCTAATTGAAGTAGACTTGTCAGACTTGGCAGCCCCGTCAGATGATGGAAGTTCTAATACACTAGATGTCTCCACAGATGGAAATGATGGAGAAAAGAAATCTGGCATGGGATTCTTCTTTAAG GATGAACAGAAAGCAGAGGATGAAATGGCTAAAAAGCGAGCAGCATTTCTCCTAAAACAACAGAAGAAAGCCGAGGAGGCTCGGATACGCAAGCAGCAGCTAGAGGCAGACACCGAGCTTAAAAGAGATGAAGCCAG GCGGAAAGCTGATGAGGACCGAATGagaaaggaggaggaaaaagCAAGGCGGGAGTTGATCAAGCAAGAATACttgagaaaaaaacagcaggaaATGTTTGAGGAGCAAGAACAGCCTAAGCCTAAACCCAAACCTAAGCCCAAGAAGCAAAGACCGAAGTCTGTGTTTAAGGAAGAGCCTTCGACAGACACACTCCCCAAATTCTCCCCTGCCA ATGAGAACCTAGTCAGTGCCAAGTCTGGCTCCAATCTCTCGCTGGCCTCTGTGGCCACCACTGAGGCAGACAGTGTCAACTCTGGGGGTGCAGGATCTCAGCG GGGGGAATCGGTGGAGTCCTTTTCAGGCCTCAGTCGGACTACAGAGCGGGACTGGGACAACGGTTCCACTGCGTCTTCCATTACATCGACATCTATGGCGGAATATACTG GCCCAAAACTATTCAAGGAGCCTAGTGCAAAGTCTAATAAGCCAATCATCCACAATGCCATCTCTCACTGCTGCTTGGCTGGAAAAGTAAATGAACCACAGAAAAACTCCATTCTTGAG GAGCTTGAGAAGTGCGAGTCAAACCACTTGATGATTCTCTTCCGTGATGGTGGCTGCCAGTTTCGGGCGCTCTACTCATACTTCCCAGACACGGAGGAGATCCATAAGCTCACTGGCACAGGGCCAAAGAGCATCACCAAGAAGATGATCGACAAACTGTACAAGTACAGCTCGGACCGCAAGCAGTTTACAGTTATACCTGCCAAGACCGTATCTGTCAGCGTGGATGCCCTGACCATCCACAATCACCTTTGGCAGGCCAAGAGGCCTGGGGTGCCAAAGAAGAGTGCAAAGTGA